The region TCACTATCAAGCATTAATTATTCAACAATTAAATTACTTTTTCTGCTGAGAAGAGAAAATTATTTACATAGTCGGGGTTGTTAATATCTTTGGTTTGATCATAATTAAATTCTTCTAACTGATGAATCTGTCCATTCCGGAAAAAATATCCTTTATAACCAAGATTATGTAAAAAACCGAATACGTCTTGAATAGAATCATTGATGCGGTGTCGCTGTTCACATTCAAAAATCAAGTGTGGCTGGAATTGGGATAAAGTTTTGGCAGCGCCTTTAAATACCTCAAGTTCATGACCTTCCACATCACATTTTATAATGTTGATCTCCATATCAAGTCTGTCACCGAAATAACTGTCAATAGTAGTCGTAGGAACTTGAGATGAACGGACATCATTTTCAAATAACTCTGTTTCAAGAGTTGCTCCCGGAGAAGGGCTATCGCCCGGTACTGCAAGCGTGGAAAAACCCTCAGCCGAAGAAATTGCTGAGTGTTCTATAGTAGTATTCTCCATTCCCATTATTTTTATCATCTTCTTAAGGTAATCCGTTAATTCATTTT is a window of Candidatus Neomarinimicrobiota bacterium DNA encoding:
- a CDS encoding FkbM family methyltransferase; this translates as MHKAVGPNGRVFAFEPQNELTDYLKKMIKIMGMENTTIEHSAISSAEGFSTLAVPGDSPSPGATLETELFENDVRSSQVPTTTIDSYFGDRLDMEINIIKCDVEGHELEVFKGAAKTLSQFQPHLIFECEQRHRINDSIQDVFGFLHNLGYKGYFFRNGQIHQLEEFNYDQTKDINNPDYVNNFLFSAEKVI